One part of the Streptomyces ferrugineus genome encodes these proteins:
- the sigJ gene encoding RNA polymerase sigma factor SigJ, whose translation MGDGHGSGRSEQEDSLRAGWEEHRPAVFGVAYRLLGSVADAEDVTQDVWLRAAGADLQGIGDLRAWLVTVAARRSYDILKSARFRRETYVGPWLPEPLLTGPDASQPVLVDESVSSAMLLVMEELSPPERVAFVLHDVFGLEFGRIADLLDVSAPGARQLASRARRRVAKPKQSMPQASKAERERVLAVFRAAYEAGDLAGLVRLLHPDAVYVTDGGGKAFAARKPIHGGERVAEVMVRVGRQWRPDRIDFAEVGGELALVFHREGRVYSVDTVQITDGLITAYRRVINPEKLVRV comes from the coding sequence ATGGGTGACGGGCACGGGTCCGGACGGTCTGAGCAGGAGGACTCCCTCCGAGCCGGATGGGAAGAGCACCGGCCTGCGGTTTTCGGTGTGGCCTACCGGCTGCTGGGGAGTGTGGCCGACGCCGAGGACGTGACCCAGGATGTGTGGTTGCGGGCCGCCGGAGCGGATCTACAGGGCATCGGTGATCTGCGGGCTTGGCTGGTGACGGTGGCCGCGCGGCGGTCGTACGACATTCTCAAGAGTGCCCGTTTCCGCCGGGAGACCTATGTCGGGCCGTGGCTGCCCGAGCCGCTGTTGACGGGGCCGGACGCGTCGCAGCCGGTACTCGTCGATGAGTCCGTCAGTTCGGCGATGCTGCTGGTCATGGAAGAGCTGAGCCCTCCGGAGCGGGTGGCTTTCGTCCTGCACGACGTCTTCGGTCTCGAGTTCGGCCGGATCGCCGACTTGCTGGACGTCTCTGCGCCGGGTGCCCGGCAGCTCGCCTCGCGAGCGCGACGGCGGGTGGCCAAGCCGAAGCAGTCCATGCCGCAGGCGTCGAAGGCGGAGCGTGAACGCGTCCTCGCGGTCTTCCGTGCCGCGTACGAAGCCGGGGACCTGGCCGGCCTGGTCAGGCTTCTGCACCCGGACGCGGTCTACGTCACCGACGGCGGCGGCAAGGCTTTCGCGGCACGCAAGCCCATCCACGGCGGCGAGCGCGTCGCCGAGGTCATGGTGCGTGTGGGGCGCCAGTGGCGTCCGGACCGCATCGACTTCGCCGAGGTCGGCGGCGAGCTCGCGCTGGTGTTCCACCGCGAAGGCCGGGTCTACTCCGTGGACACGGTCCAGATCACAGACGGTCTGATCACCGCGTACCGCCGGGTCATCAATCCCGAAAAACTCGTGCGCGTCTGA
- a CDS encoding NADP-dependent oxidoreductase has product MQAITVRDPDAGLAGMSLTDMPYPQAAENDVIVRVHASGFTPGELDWPGTWTDRAGRDRTPSVPGHELSGVVVELGYGTTGLSVGQRVFGLADWTRNGTLAEYTAVEARNLAPLPADIDHTVAAALPISGLTAWQALFDHGRLTTGQTVLIHGAVGGVGSIAVQLAREVGARVIGTGRAPDRDRALALGVDTFLDLQAEKLEDVGEVDIVLDVIGGDILDRSTALVRAGGTLVTIAMPPKVQPENGRAVFFVVEPDRARLADLAQRVRDGRLKPVVGAVRPLAEAPSAFAPGTRTPGKTIIRVTED; this is encoded by the coding sequence ATGCAAGCCATCACTGTGCGAGACCCTGACGCCGGCCTTGCAGGGATGTCCCTGACGGACATGCCCTACCCCCAGGCGGCCGAGAACGACGTCATCGTGCGGGTGCACGCCTCCGGCTTCACCCCTGGCGAGCTGGACTGGCCGGGAACGTGGACCGATCGCGCCGGCCGCGACCGGACACCGAGCGTGCCCGGGCACGAGCTGTCCGGTGTCGTCGTGGAGCTGGGGTACGGCACCACCGGCCTGAGCGTCGGACAGCGGGTGTTCGGCCTGGCCGACTGGACCCGCAATGGCACGCTCGCCGAGTACACCGCGGTGGAGGCCCGCAACCTCGCCCCGTTGCCGGCGGACATCGACCACACCGTGGCCGCCGCATTGCCGATCTCCGGGCTGACCGCCTGGCAGGCCCTGTTCGACCACGGCCGCCTCACCACCGGCCAGACCGTCCTGATTCACGGCGCCGTGGGCGGCGTCGGCTCGATCGCGGTACAGCTCGCCCGCGAGGTCGGCGCCCGCGTCATCGGCACCGGCCGCGCCCCCGACCGGGACAGGGCACTCGCCCTGGGCGTCGACACCTTCCTGGACCTGCAGGCCGAGAAGCTGGAGGACGTCGGCGAGGTCGACATCGTGCTCGACGTGATCGGCGGCGACATCCTCGACCGCTCGACCGCCCTGGTGCGCGCCGGCGGCACGCTCGTCACCATCGCCATGCCGCCCAAGGTCCAGCCCGAGAACGGGCGGGCGGTGTTCTTCGTCGTCGAACCCGACCGCGCCCGTCTCGCCGACCTCGCCCAGCGGGTGAGGGACGGCCGCCTCAAGCCGGTCGTGGGCGCCGTGCGGCCCCTTGCCGAAGCACCTTCCGCGTTCGCCCCCGGCACGCGCACTCCCGGCAAGACGATCATCCGCGTCACGGAAGACTGA
- a CDS encoding helix-turn-helix domain-containing protein yields the protein MRHYHEIGLLEEPERAANGYKQYGIKHLVRLLRIRRLVDLGVPLSDVPSLEASDERGERILRALDAELAASIERQQRIRRELAAILDNRASIDLPTGLKPLTDDLPEAQRSLLLAYSSFLTPSAMSAIQQQLSGPRSDVAAQFEALPADAPEDVRRQLAQRLAPEARKQQEDHPFLRDLEVSSRRDGATTRSVLGQALSEFYNEAQLDVLRHVHALLSQDDTAGK from the coding sequence GTGCGGCATTATCACGAGATCGGCTTGCTGGAGGAGCCGGAACGAGCGGCCAACGGCTACAAGCAGTACGGCATCAAGCACCTGGTCCGCCTGCTGCGTATCCGCAGGCTGGTCGACCTCGGTGTGCCGCTGTCGGACGTCCCCTCGCTCGAGGCCTCCGACGAGAGGGGGGAGCGGATCCTGCGCGCCCTGGACGCAGAACTCGCGGCGAGCATCGAACGCCAGCAGCGGATACGACGGGAACTGGCGGCGATCCTGGACAACCGGGCCTCGATCGACCTGCCGACGGGCTTGAAGCCACTCACCGACGACCTGCCTGAGGCGCAGCGCTCCCTCCTGCTGGCATACTCCAGCTTTCTCACCCCGTCGGCGATGTCCGCGATCCAGCAGCAGCTCTCAGGACCTCGCAGCGACGTCGCCGCCCAGTTCGAGGCCCTCCCTGCGGACGCGCCCGAGGACGTGCGGCGACAGCTCGCACAACGCCTCGCGCCCGAGGCCCGCAAACAGCAGGAGGACCACCCGTTCCTGCGTGACCTGGAAGTCTCCTCCCGCCGGGACGGAGCGACCACCCGGTCGGTTCTCGGGCAGGCATTGAGCGAGTTCTACAACGAGGCTCAACTCGACGTCCTACGGCACGTGCACGCACTGCTCTCGCAGGACGACACTGCCGGGAAGTGA
- a CDS encoding alpha/beta hydrolase, whose product MKRQRRIGRRSALAVALGLSGSLAATLAVADELVAPQVRWGTCPRDVVAEAAPTELQCATVAVPVDYAKPEGTQIDLMISRLASKNPDKRRGTLMLNPGGPGGSGLTQPALLVSRGLPAGVLDSYDVIGMDTRGIGRSAPVRCGFTEDGPYTSNIPPYAVDDAAVTARAKVAKQAAQQCARHDRNGLLRHLTTANTARDLDRIRAALGEEKTSYLGYSYGTALGAAYASMFPERSDRIVLDSNIGGTHLDREGMRRYALGMEQSFPDFARWAAARHDSYGLGRTPAAVRRTYFTLAQRLDKAPVAGFDGNLLRQYTFGNLFKKTQYPKLAQQWQALAAGHDAVHDAVARLPSQNVTAGKASSAIDNPLAVFAAVTCNDVEWPENVDTYRHGVAKDRGRYPLFGAAAANITPCAFWPHTPAEPPVAVNDDGPRNVLLVQNLRDPVTPHQGGKMLREKFEERSRLLSVDDTGHGAYVLGDNPCALNTTTRYLVDGTMPGKDTLCRAG is encoded by the coding sequence ATGAAACGACAACGCAGGATCGGCCGGCGCTCGGCCCTGGCCGTCGCCCTCGGCCTCAGCGGCTCGCTGGCCGCGACGCTGGCCGTCGCCGACGAGCTGGTGGCACCGCAGGTGCGGTGGGGCACCTGCCCCAGGGATGTCGTGGCCGAAGCGGCTCCGACCGAGCTGCAGTGCGCCACCGTGGCCGTGCCGGTGGACTACGCCAAGCCCGAGGGCACTCAGATCGACCTCATGATCTCCCGGCTGGCCAGCAAGAACCCGGACAAGCGGCGCGGAACACTCATGCTCAATCCGGGCGGGCCCGGCGGATCCGGGCTGACGCAACCCGCACTGCTGGTGTCCCGGGGCCTGCCCGCCGGCGTCCTGGACAGCTACGACGTGATCGGCATGGACACCCGTGGCATCGGGCGCTCCGCACCGGTCAGGTGCGGGTTCACGGAGGACGGCCCCTACACCTCCAACATTCCTCCCTACGCGGTCGACGATGCGGCGGTCACCGCGCGGGCGAAGGTCGCCAAGCAGGCCGCCCAGCAGTGCGCGCGCCATGACCGCAACGGGCTGTTGCGCCACCTGACCACCGCGAACACCGCCCGCGACCTGGACCGTATCCGGGCCGCGCTCGGTGAGGAGAAGACCAGCTACCTGGGCTACTCCTACGGCACGGCGCTGGGCGCCGCCTACGCGTCGATGTTCCCCGAGCGCTCCGACCGGATCGTGCTCGACAGCAACATCGGCGGTACCCACCTCGACCGCGAGGGCATGCGCCGCTACGCCCTCGGGATGGAGCAGTCGTTTCCCGACTTCGCGAGGTGGGCGGCCGCCCGGCACGACAGCTATGGCCTGGGCCGCACTCCAGCGGCGGTCCGCAGGACCTACTTCACCCTCGCCCAGCGACTCGACAAGGCTCCGGTGGCCGGCTTCGACGGCAACCTGTTGCGGCAGTACACCTTCGGCAATCTCTTCAAGAAGACGCAGTACCCCAAGCTGGCTCAGCAGTGGCAGGCACTGGCAGCCGGCCACGACGCGGTCCACGACGCGGTGGCCCGCCTGCCGTCGCAGAACGTCACCGCGGGCAAAGCGTCGTCCGCAATCGACAACCCGCTGGCGGTGTTTGCCGCGGTGACCTGCAACGACGTCGAGTGGCCCGAGAACGTCGACACCTACCGGCACGGAGTCGCCAAGGACCGCGGGCGCTACCCGCTGTTCGGCGCCGCCGCCGCCAACATCACGCCCTGCGCCTTCTGGCCGCACACCCCGGCCGAGCCGCCGGTCGCGGTCAACGACGACGGACCGCGAAACGTGCTGCTCGTGCAGAACCTGCGCGACCCGGTGACACCGCATCAGGGCGGGAAGATGCTGCGCGAGAAGTTCGAAGAACGATCCCGGCTGCTCAGCGTCGATGACACCGGGCACGGCGCCTACGTCCTCGGCGACAACCCCTGCGCGTTGAACACCACCACGCGCTACCTCGTCGACGGCACGATGCCCGGAAAGGACACGCTCTGCCGCGCGGGCTGA